From Campylobacter pinnipediorum subsp. caledonicus:
TCGCTTATGGCTATATTTTTAAGTGGAAGTGAAATAAACCCAAAAGATAGCTTAACTGATGTTTTAAGAAATTCAGATGGTAAGGTTGTTACAGATTTTAGTAAAAATGCATTTCCTATAAAAGGAATACATGAAAAATTGGGTCTTGATTGCAAAGATTGTCATAAGGAAAAAAACGAAAAAGATTATTCATCTGCTATGAATAGTTCCTGTCTAGAGTGTCATGGAAGTTACAAAAAGCTGGGCGAGGCTACAGGCCATTTGGGTCATAATGATAATATACATGCCAATCCTCACTATGAGGCTCTTGATTGTGACACCTGTCATAAAGCGCATAAACCAACTGTTAATATGTGTTTGCGTTGTCACACACAAGATTCCATGAAAAAGCTTGAAGTAAAGTAAGAAAGGAACTAAGATGAAAAATACAGTACTTAAAGCGGTTGTGATAACTGCCCTTGTTATGTTTGCTATATTTTTTGGCGGATATGAGGTTGTAAAGGCAACATCTGACTATCCTTTCTGTGGAAGTTGTCATGAATGGGATGGAGCTATAGCTCAAACAAATTTAGCGGATAAAGTTCATGGACCATCAAACCAAAAAGGTGTTGGTGTCAAATGTACCGACTGCCATTTACCTCATGATTCTTTTGTTAATTACATCTTTACAAAAGCAAAAAATGGTATTTCCGAAGGTTTAACAACACTAACTAAAGATCCAAAAGCAAAAGATTGGATAGCTAATAGAGCATATGCACGTGAAAAATATACTTTCGATAGTTCTTGTTTGAATTGTCATAACAATATTTTAAAATCTCAGGATGGAAATATCACAAGAGTTGTGAATAAAATGCACTTAAAGTATATTGAGTTTAAAGGCACAAAAAATGAGATGAAATGTACCGAATGCCATAAACATGTAGGGCATCATGATCTTGGTAAAATGCTTATAGAACAAAAACATAAAACAGCACAAAATTGGGATGAGTGGAAGAAAATGCACGACTCAAAAGCTATCGCAAAATAAAACAAATTTCCCAAAAAGATTTGCTTTTTGGGAAATAAATCTACTATAATTTTTTATCTTTATATATAAATTTGAAATAATTAATGCAAAAGATATTTAGGCTAGGTGTTTGCAAGTGTGTTTTTAAAATAGGGTAAAACATAATTATAAATTTTTAAACGCACTAAAAGCTTGAAATTTAGCTACCTAGTTTATGAAATATAAAAAGGTTTTTTAGTAATAAAATTTGTGGCCTATTTAAAAATAAATTGATAATTTGTGCATCAAAATCTTATATTTAAATTTTTATGATCAAATTCCATTTGGTTGCAGGAGTTAAAAAAGTTTGTATAAAAAGTATAGTGAAAAATAACTTTAAAGTATGAGTTATAAAAAATAGTTGTCTCAAAAAGAGACAACTAAAAAATTACATCGCTTGAGCTTCTACATCAATTTGAATTTGAACTTTGTCTGAAACCATAGCACCAGGGAATTTATCTCCGATTTTAAAATCTTTTCTCATAACATCACCAGTAAGACTAAAGCCTATTCTCTCTTTTCCATCCATATCTTTAGCTATACCGCTAAGTTCAAATTTAAGCTCAACTGGTTTAGTTACGTCTCTTATAGTTAAATCACCCATAACTTTACCTTCTGTATCGCTTTCTTTTTCAAATTTTGTCATTTTGAATTTCATATCTTTAAATTCGCTAGTTTTGAAAAAATCTTCACTTTTTAAATGCTCATCTCTTTTTTCGTTTTGAGTATCTACTGAATTTACATCTAAAGTTACATCTAAAGTTTTTAGCATTTTTGCATCTTTATCATAATCTACATCTGCATTATAGCTTTTGAAACTACCATAAACTTTTGCAATTGTAAGGTGTTTAACCATGAAACCAACATTTGAGTGAGCTGGATCAACTTTGTAATCAGTAGCATATGACAAGCTCGCTAAAAGAGCTGCAAGTAAAGAAGCTTTAACCATTTTTTTCATTTTTTCTCCTTGAGTGTTTTTTACAAGGTCAAAGTATAGTACACTTTTTTATAATATATGATAAATAAAAAATATACTTTTGTTAAGCTATTTTAAATTTGCTATATTGCGATATTTTTAAGAGTTTATATCTTTTAGTAGTTTTTGTATCTCTTCAAAGCTAAAATTTTCATCCTCGCCTTGTTTTAAAAAGTCATTCATAAATGTTTTTTTTGCTATTGCTATGTCTAACTCTTTATCATTGCCTCTTTGATAAGCTCCTATGCGTAATAATACTTCATTTTCTTTTAAAAGAGAGTATAGTCTTTTAAAGGTTATGGCATTTTGTCTATGTTCTTTGCTAACTACATCATTCATGACCCTAGAAGCCGAGTTTTGTATGTTTATAGGAGGATATATTCCAAAATCAGTCAATTCTCTACTTAACACTATATGCCCATCTAATATAGAACGACTTTGGTCAGCTATCGGGTCACTCATATCATCACCCTCTACCAAAACCGTAAAAAATGCTGTTATGCTTCCTTTGCCCTCTTCTTTTCCGGCTCGTTCCATTAGTTGTGGAAGTAGCATTAAAGATGATGGTGGATAGCCTTTTGATGTTGGCGGTTCGCCAAGTGCAAGACCTATCTCTCTTTGAGCCATTGCAAATCTCGTAACACTATCCATTATAAACAAAACATCTTTACCTTGTTCTTTGAAGTATTCAGCAACACTCATGGCACAAAATGCTCCATATTTTCTCATAAGGGCGCTATCATCAGATGTTGCTACTATTATTATAGTGCCGGCAAGATCCCCTTTCAGGTTTTTTTCTATAAACTCAGGAACCTCTCTTCCTCTTTCGCCTATTAGTGCTACAACTTTTATGGGAGCTTGGGTATTTTTTACTATCATACTCATTAGTGTTGATTTTCCAACACCAGAACCAGCAAAAATTCCAAGTTTTTGACCTTTACCACAAGTAAGAAGCCCATCTATCGTTTTAATCCCAACATTAAAAGGCTCATTTATAAGTCCTCTTTTCATAGCATCTATAGGTGCTTTCATTATTGGCATTAAATCAGGTAAAAACATAGAGCCTTTGCCATCAATAGGTCGCATAAATGGATCAACTACGCGACCCAGCAGTTCATCTCCAACAGGTATATTCATACCCTGCTCACTTTGATATACAAAATCACCAACCCTAAAACCCTCAACAAAGCCAAAAGGGCTTATGAAAGCACCATCTGATGTTATCTGCGTAACCATGCCAAGACCGGTTTTACTCTTATCTTTACTTGAAATTTTAACAACATCTCCGATACTAGGTCTTAGCCCGTTTATCTGTATGGTTGTTGGCGTTATTTTCGTTATTACTCCAAATACATTGGCTAGTGAAATTTTTTTATCGTTTAGTTTAAGTTTGATTCGTTCTAAACTCAAAAAGAAAATTCCTTAGGTGAGTTTATGAGAGAAAAAAACTCTTTTCTAGTTTCGGCATTTTTGATAAATGCGCCACGAAGAGCAGATGTTGTTGTCGTTGAGTTGATTTTTTGAACCCCACGCATTTCCATACACATATGCCTTGCTTGAACTACAACTCCAACCCCTTTTGGCTCAATAACATCAGCTATAGCCTGTGCTATTTGTTCGGTCATCTGCTCTTGAATTTGAAGCCTTTTGGCGTATATATTTACCATTCTTGGTATTTTTGAAAGCCCAACAACCTTTCCATTTGGTATATAAGCTACGTGAACACGCCCTATTATAGGCAATAAATGATGTTCACAAAGGCTATAAAACTCTATATCTTTTATTAAAACCATTTCATTGTTTGAACTTTGAAATAAGGCATTGTTTAAAACCTCTTTTGGGTCTTCTTTATATCCACTTGTGAGATCTCTAAAAGACTTAAAAACTCGCTCAGGAGTTTTAATAAGACCTTCACGATTTATGTCTTCGCCTATTATAGTAAGCATATTTCTTACTGAATTTTCAAAACTTTCTTGCATTAACTTTCTCCAAAAATAAAGTTAAATTCTATATAAAAATGCCTTTTAGATGCATAAAATTTTAAAATTTATACTATTAATAAGGAAAATTTTGGTATATTCTTGCTTAAATTTTTATTTAAAAAAGGAATAAAATGGCGATTACCGTAAAAGCTATAGATAGCGTAAATACTGAAATTAGCGCAAACATAGAAAATTCACAAATAAAGGCTAATGTTGAAAAATTAGCAAAAAAAGCTGCAAAGACTATGAAAATAGATGGTTTTAGAAAGGGACATGTTCCAACTGCTGTTGTGCTTAAAAGATATGAAAAAGAATTAACAAGCGACGCAGAGCAAGACGCTTTAAAAGATATATTAGATGAGGCTATAAAACAAGCTGGCAAAAAAAGTAGCGATATTATAGGCGAGCCTATGGTTGATAAGTTTGATAAAAACGAAAAAGGCATAGATGTTAGTATGATTATATCTTTTAAGCCAGCTATAGATGTTAGCGGTTATGAGGAGATAATACCTGAGTTTTCTACTCCAAGAGTTTTGAAAAAAGACATAGAAGAGAAGAAAAATGAAATTTTAAAAATGGTTGCTCCACTTGAAAAAGTTAGCGAAGATAGAGCTTTAAAACAAGGTGATTTTGCTAAGTTTGATTTTGAAGGTTTTGTTGATGGCGAAGCTTTTGAAGGCGGAAAGGCTGAGGGCTATGTCCTCGAAATAGGCTCTGGTCAGTTTATACCTGGTTTTGAAGATGGTATGGTTGGTTTAAAAGTTTCAGAAGAAAAAGATGTAAATGTAACTTTCCCTGCTGAGTATGGTGCTGCGAATTTAGCTGGAAAACCTGCTGTGTTTAAGGTAAAACTACACGAAATCCAAGAGAGAAAAATACCAGAAAAAATTGATGAGCAAACATTAAAAGGTATATTACCAAATGAAGAAAACCCAACTGAAGAGCTACTTGATGAGAAAATAAAAGAGCAAATCAGAAACGAAAAATTATTCACTCTTGTAAATGAAGAATTAAAACCTAAATTTGCAGAAGCAGCTGTTGAAAAGTTTAAATTCGATGTTCCTAAAAATATAGTAGAACAAGAACTTGATATGCAATTTAGAGGCGCTTGGTCAAGTTTTACTGAAGATGAGATAAACAAATTTAAGCAAGATCAAGATGCTTTAAAAAATAAGCGTGAAGAATTTAGAAAAGATGCTGAAAATAGTGTTCGTTTGACATTTATTATAGATGAACTTGCTCGTGTAAGAGATGTTAAAGTAAGCGATCAAGAAGTTGTTCAAGCTGTTTACTTTGAGGCATATAGAAGCGGAAGAGATCCAAAAGCACACCTTGAAGCTTATAAAAATCAAGGAGTGTTGCCAGCTATTAAAATGTCTATGATAGAAGAAAAATTATTTAACGAAATGTTTAACAAAGATGACAAAAAAGCGGCTAAAAAAGAGAAGGCTGAATAATGAGTTATTATGTTCCTGTCGTAGTTGAAAGAACAAGCAAAGGAGAGAGAAGTTATGACATATATTCTCGCCTTTTAAAAGATAGGATAATAATGCTAAGCGGTGAGATAGAAGATGGTATGGCATCTTCTATCGTAGCTCAGCTTTTATTTTTAGAAGCGGAAGATCCAGAAAAAGATATATATTTGTATATAAACTCTCCAGGTGGAGTTATTACAAGCGGATTTAGTATATATGATACTATGAATTATATTAAGCCAGATGTTTGCACTATATGCATAGGTCAAGCTGCTTCTATGGGAGCTTTTTTGCTTAGCTCGGGAGCTAAAGGCAAAAGATATGCTCTTACAAACTCTCGTATAATGATCCATCAGCCACTTGGTGGTGCAAGAGGACAGGCTACTGATATAGAGATACAAGCTCGTGAAATTTTAAGACTTAAAGAGATTTTAAATACGACTTTAGCAAATAATACTGGTCAAAAACTTTCAAAAGTAGTAAAAGATACAGAGCGTGATTATTTTATGAGTGCCGCAGAGGCAAAAGATTATGGTCTTATAGATACTATACTTAAAAAGAGCTTTAAATAGGAATAACTTTGCAAACAGTAGATTCTGAGTCAAAATATAAGATAATAAATAATAAAAATGATAAATTGGAAGATGTTGATATATATAAATTTTCCGAAAATGTATTAAAGCAATTAAATAAAGATAACATTTCATCTATACCTAGTAATTATTCTATATATTTTGAAAAACTACTTGAGCAAAAATCTCCTGATTTTAAAAAAAAATTAGGAGATTCGCTTGAATTTTATGAAGAATTTGGTGAAAAAATGTCAGAAAGTAGCATATGTATAGAAAAAGAGATAAAACAAGGTTTTGTCCAAATTAAAAGTATGCTTCAAGCCGTTGCCTTGATTTATAAAAACATAGGCTTAATGAAAGGTATAACAAAAAAAAATTTAACTATATTAAAAAGCAATAGAGATATCCTAGCTGTTCAAAATGTGGTTTCTTCTTTTAATTGTGATATTGCTAAGCTTTTTGCGTTGATGGATAAGCATATAGAAGTAATCAAAACAAATTATAATGAAATAGGTAAAATTTTAAAAACCATAGAAGAACAAACTGTATACGATTCCAGATACGAGATATATAATAGAAAGTTTATAATCAATACTATGCAAACGGAGCTAGACACAGCTAGGCGTTATGGTTACAAATCTTCATTTTTAATTGTTAAAGTTAGCGAAAGAATACTTTTTGGTATGCAAAATTTAAAAGAAAAAAACAACTTTTTAAAAAATATCGCCAAACTTCTTTTAAAGGTATCTAGACGTAGTGATGTTGTTGGACACTATGGTGATGGGTATTTTGTCGTTATCATGAAACATACTGACATAAATGGTGCAAAACTTGCTTGCAATAGGCTTTCTAAGTTGATAAGTTCAGTAAAGCAACGCATAAATGACAATGATGTGTATGCTAAGCTTCGTATGGTTGCATGTGAGCTTGGCGCCAATTCTTTAAGTATGGAAGAGATGCTATCAAAAGCTTTAGATAGTATTGAAGTTGCTAATGAAGATGAACCTATAATTTTGGAGTAATTTTAGTGATTTTAGAAGTTTTATCATACCCTAATAAAAAATTATATGAAGTCTCAAAAGAAGTTACAGAATTTGATGATAAATTACATAAATTTCTTGATGATATGTATGATACGATGATAGCAAAATTAGGCATAGGTCTTGCTGCTATTCAAGTAGGCGTTGCAAAACGTATTTTTATTATAAATTTAGTTAATGAAGATGGAATTCAAGATAAAAATGAACTCATAGAGGTTATCAATCCTGTTTTTGAAGACAAAAAAGGTGAAAGTATTTTTCAAGAAGGTTGTTTAAGTGTGCCAGATTTTTACGAAGAAGTAAAAAGGGCCGAATGGATAAAAGTATCTTATCAAGATCGTTTCGGAATACATCACTCTATAGAAGCTGATGGATTGTTGGCTATTGCTTTTCAGCACGAAAACGACCATCTTGATGGACACCTTTTTATAGAAAAAATAGGATTTACTAAACGTAAAAAATTTGATAAAGAATTTAAAAGTGGTAAAAAACAAAAACCAAAAGAGAGTAGCTAAATAAATATATGAAATCCCTATACTGCGCAACATACTTAGATGGCTTAAAAATTGTAGAAGTAGAGTCTGTATTTTCTAGGGGGTTGCCGGGGTTTAACATAGTAGGGCTAGCTGGTGCAAGTATAAAAGAAAGCACTGAGCGTGTAAAGGCAGCACTTTTATCTTTGGGGTTTTCGTTTCCATCTCAAAAAATTACTATCAGCCTATCCCCATCTGATATATCCAAAAACGGTTCACATTTTGATCTCTCAATAGCTCTTTTGATAGCACTTCAAAAATCAGAGCAACTTGATAAAATTTTTGTTTTTGGAGAACTTGGACTTGATGGAAGTGTTAAAAATACAACAAATCTTTTTTCAATACTTCTTTTTTTAAGCACTAAGGTTCAAAATGCAAAAGTTTTAGTCCCAAAATCCATAGCGGATAAGGCAAGCGAGATACAAAATTTAGAAATTTATGGTGTTGATAAGTTGCAAGATGCTATTAATTTTTTCAGAGATAAAGACTATCAACAAAGTTGTAAGTTTAAAAATACGCATCCGGTTTTTAAAAATATAATTGAGATAAATGGTAAAAAATATCTTCCAAATTTAGATTTTAAGCTAGATTTTAAAGATGTTTTGGGTCAAACAAGAGCAAAAAGAGCTTGTCTTATATCGGCTGTTGGCATGCATAATATAATATTTGAAGGAAGCCCAGGATGTGGTAAAAGCATGTGTGCTAAAAGACTTTTGTATATTCTTCCACCTCAAAGCTTGGATGATGTTTTAAGTTCGGCTGCTTACCGCTCTTTAAATATGCAAGATAGCGAGTTTAGTAGTGTTCGTGCATTTAGAAGCCCACATCACACATCAACAAAAAGCTCTATATTTGGTGGTGGAACTAGTGTTGCTAGGATAGGTGAGGTAGCTTTGGCTAATGGCGGTATTTTGTTTTTTGATGAGTTTAACTATTTTTCAAAGCAGGTTATAGAGAGTTTACGTGAGCCTTTGCAAGATTATAAAATAAATATTTCAAGAGTAAATTCAAAAGTTTCTTATGATACAAAATTTACATTTGTGGCTGCTTTAAATCCTTGTCCTTGCGGAAATTTATTATCTAAAAATTTAAATTGTAGATGTAGTGAAAGAGAGATAAAGCAGTATAAGTCAAAACTTTCAGAACCTATTTTGGATAGGATTGACCTTTATGTCCAAATGGATGAGGTTAGCAAAACCGACAAATCAGATATCACCTCAAGACAGATGAGTGAAGTGGTGCTAAATGCCTTTAAATTTCAAAAGCAACGTGGGCAGATTGAGTTTAATGGAAAATTACAAGATAGCGATGTTGATAATTTTTGCACCCTTGATGATGAGGCAAAAAATATTTTAAATAAGGCAATAACAAGGTATAATTTATCTCAAAGAGGTATAAAAAAGACTTTAAAAGTAGCTAGAAGTATTGCTGATATTGAGTTTAAAAACGATATATCAAAATCACATATTTTGGAAGCTTTGAGTTTTAGAAATAAGGATTAGCCTTGAAAAAATTATTTTTAAACACAAATGAACTTGATTTAAGAGCTACATTAAAATTTGGACTTGAAAGTGAAATTTTAATGGAAAATGCAGCTTTGTCTATGGCAAGTCACATACGTAAAAAGATAAAAAAAGGTAGTAAAATTCTTGGAATATGCGGTGGAGGAAACAATGCAGCAGATGTTTTTGCAGCTCTTAGAATGCTTCAAGGGGACTACAAAACAAAAATATTTTTAGCATCCACAAGTTTAAAACCATTGGCTAAAAAGCAGTTAGAAATAGCTAAAAAAGCCGGAGTTAAATTAACAACAAAAATCAAAAAATCAAAGTGCATATTAGATGGTCTTTTTGGTTCTGGGCTAAATAGAGAACTTTGCAAAGAGCATAAAAAACTATTAAAAAAGATAAACAAAATAAAAGCATATAAGGTAGCTTGTGATTTTCCAAGTGGTTTAAGTGAAAATGGAAATATTTTAGGCGAGTGTTTTAAAGCTGATATTACTATTTGTATGGGTGCTTTAAAGCTTGGATGTTTTTTAGATGAAGCAAAAGATTATGTTGGCAGGGTAAAAGTTGCTAATTTGGGAGTTTGCAAAGATAAATTTCAAACAAAAACAGATACTTTTTTGCTTCAAAAAAGCGACTTAAAACTACCATTTAGAAAAAGACTATGTGTAAACAAGGGAGATTTTGGACACGCTTTTGTTATTTGTGGCAAACTGTCAGGCGCTAGTGAAATCTGTGCAAAAGCAGCGTTTAGTATAGGTGCTGGACTTGTTAGTGTGATAGGTCGAAATAAAATCATAAAAAACTATCTTATGCAAACAGATAAAATAAGTCAAAAAATGAATGCAGGTGCTGTTGGAATGGGGCTTAGCCTTGAAGATGTGTCAAATTTGAGTTCGGATACGCTAAATGATAAAAGTCTTGTTTTGGATGCTATGATGTGTCATTGCAAGATTACTTTTGATATTTTAAAACAAAATAAAAAGGTTGTTTTGACACCGCACCCAAAGGAATTTTGCTCATTGCTCAAACTTGGTGGTTTGGCTGATATTAGCGTTGATGAGCTTCAAAAAAATAGGTTTGAGTATGCTAAGAAATTTAGCCTAAAATTTAAATGCGTTTTGGTTCTAAAAGGTGCAAATACCATCATTGCAAAAAATGGTAAATTATTTATAATGCCTTTTGGATCAAGCTCTCTTGCAAAAGGTGGTAGCGGAGATGCGTTGTCGGGTATTATACTTGGGCTTTTAGCTCAGGGTTATTCTCCTTTAAAAGCCGCAATAAACGGCACATTAGCACACGCATTATCAGCAAAAAAACAAAAAATAAACAACTATGCTTTAAACCCAAACAATATCATAAAAGGAATAAAATGCTTACAAAGAAAATAGCAGTGCTTTTTAGCGGTAGCGGTTCAAATCTGCAAGCCATTTTGGATAAGGTTCACAACAAAGTATTTAATAGTGTGAGGATTGAGGTTGCTTTGTGCATAAGTAATAAAGCCGATGCTTATGGTATACAAAGAGCAGAAAAATACGGACTTGAAACCAAGATAATAGAAAATAAAAATTTTTCATCAAGAGAAGAATTTGATGCGGCTTTGGTTGAAGAGATAAAAAAACAAGATATAGATTTGGTTGTGCTGGCTGGATTTATGAGAATTTTAACAAGTGTTTTTACAACTCAAATAAAAGCGATAAATTTACACCCGTCTATACTTCCGCTTTTTAAAGGCGCACATGCTATACAAGAGAGTTTTGATAGTGATATGCAAGTTGGCGGTGTGAGTGTTCATTGGGTTAGCGAAGAGCTTGATGGCGGAAAACTTATAGCCCAAAGAGCTTTTGAGCGTAAATCGCAAATGAGTTTAGATGATTGGGCTAATGCTATACATAGTATAGAACATGAAATTTTACCAGAGGCTATAGTTAAAATTTTGTGTAACAATTAAATTAGATAAAAAATAAAATAGTCGCTTATTATTAGCTTGATTTGATTTTTGTCTTATTAGATATAGGATTAAGCTTTACAAAAAGATTTTTTTAATACAATACAAGACTTATTTTGTGGTTCCGTAGCTCAGCTGGTAGAGCACTACCTTGACATGGTAGTGGTCGATGGTTCAAGTCCATTCGGAGCCACCATTTAATAATTTTTCCATTACTTACTTTCTTTTATTTTTACTCACAAAACCCTATAAAATCAGTATTTGTTTTAATTGTATCTTTTTACATTATTCTTATTTAATTTATATTGTTTTAACGGACTAAAACAGACTTAATATAAAAAGCCCGTTAAAAATATCAAAGATAAATTCATATGCTATTAAATTTATTTAAACTAAGCGCAGGTGAGAGAATTGTCAATCTCTCGGGTATGCTATCTGTCCAGCTATGGCTGAAGTGGCTGAGTTTGCTTGATTTACACTAGCTATATCTTTTGCTGGCATGTGGTGATCCAAAACGATAGCAAAGCCATCAGGATTTGCTAAAGTCTTAGCTCCACTTCTTTTTAAATTGCTCTATAGAAATAGATGTAGCAATGTCATTTCGTATAGTCATATATAGGCTTTGTGCTATTTTTCTAGCATAAACATCTTTGCTCACATGGACTGAAAATATTTTTCTGTTATTGTCTGTCCCTTTTTTATTTCTTGTTTATTTTATCTTGTTTCTTTTTTGCATATATATTTATAAGCTCAACACTAAGTGAAAATGCCATAGCAAAATATATATAAGCCTTAGGTATATGAGCTCCAAAACCTTCTCCTATAAGGGCAAAACCTATCATTATTAAAAATGCTAAAGCCAAAACTTTAATCGTAGGGTTATTATCCACAAAATCAGATATAGCCTTTGAAGCAAACATCATAACGCAAACAGCTAAAATAACAGCAAGGA
This genomic window contains:
- the purN gene encoding phosphoribosylglycinamide formyltransferase, which translates into the protein MLTKKIAVLFSGSGSNLQAILDKVHNKVFNSVRIEVALCISNKADAYGIQRAEKYGLETKIIENKNFSSREEFDAALVEEIKKQDIDLVVLAGFMRILTSVFTTQIKAINLHPSILPLFKGAHAIQESFDSDMQVGGVSVHWVSEELDGGKLIAQRAFERKSQMSLDDWANAIHSIEHEILPEAIVKILCNN